The Oncorhynchus nerka isolate Pitt River linkage group LG9a, Oner_Uvic_2.0, whole genome shotgun sequence genome has a segment encoding these proteins:
- the rasgrf1 gene encoding ras-specific guanine nucleotide-releasing factor 1 gives MQKGIRLNDGHVTYLGLLAKKDGTRRGCLSKRSSDNTKWHTKWFALLQNMLFYFESESSSRPAGLYLLEGCVCDRAPSPKPSQSSKECLEKQYYFTVNFTHENQKALELRTEDVKDGDEWVAAITHASYRNLATEHETLMQKYLHLIQIVETEKTVAKQLRQQIEDGEIEIERLKSEISGLHKDNGKIQSSPTADPSEDDDSELKKIKKVQSFLRGWMCRRKWKTIIQDYIRSPHAESMRKRNQVVFSMLDSEAEYVQQLHILVNNFLRPLRMAASSKKPPITHDDVSSIFLNSETIMFLHQIFYQGLKARIASWPTLVLADLFDILLPMLNIYQEFVRNHQYSLQILAHCKQNRDFDKLLKQYEAKPDCEERTLETFLTYPMFQIPRYILTLHELLAHTPHEHVERTSLDYAKSKLEELSRIMHDEVSETENIRKNLAIERMIVEGCEILLDTSQTFVRQGSLIQVPMSEKGKITRGRLGSLTLKKEGERQCFLFSKHVIICTRGSGGKLHLTKNGVVSLIDCTLLEDPEGTDDESKPDKGVQDMEHLDFKIVVEPKEGQSFTVILVASSRQEKSAWTSDISQCIDNIRCNGLMMNAFEENSKVTVPQMIKSDASLYCDDVDIRFSKMMNSCKVLQIRYASVERLLERLTDLRFLSIDFLNTFLHSYRVFTSADVVLDKLITIYKKPISAIPARSLELFFASSQNNKLLYGEPPKSPRASRKFSSPPPLAITKTSSPSRRRKLSLNIPIITGGKALDLAALSCSSNGYASMYSSMSPFSKTTMDINKLYVTSPITSKIPDEGEGKTDKAEETIVSKQDISVPEESDIDQNQSDDADPETSPIKSPTTPKNLKCKNSSEFSLFSYNNGTVMSSCRPEMDNNNRSALSAASAFAIATAGANEGTPTKEKYRRMSLASTGFPTDQRNGDKEFVIRRAATNRVLNVLRHWVSKHSQDFESNTELKLKVIAFLEEVMHDPELLTQERKAAANIIRTLTQEDPGDNQISLEEVTQLASVGKAEAFESHSALEIAEQLTLLDHLVFKVIPYEEFFGQGWMKNDKNERTPYIMKTTKHFNDISNLIATEILRCDDVTTRVAVMEKWVAVADICRCLHNYNAVLEITSSLNRSSVFRLKKTWLKVSKQTKTVIDKLQKLVSSEGRFKNLREALKNCDPPCVPYLGMYLTDLAFIEEGTPNYTEDKLVNFSKMRMISHIIREIRQFQQTAYKIDHQPMAAQYLLDNSSVLDEESLYEASLRIEPKVNN, from the exons ATGCAGAAGGGAATACGACTGAATGATGGTCATGTCACCTACCTGGGTCTTTTGGCAAAGAAGGATGGTACGAGGCGAGGTTGCTTGAGCAAAAGGAGCTCAGACAACACAAAATGGCACACAAAGTGGTTCGCTTTATTACAAAATATGCTGTTTTATTTTGAGAGCGAGTCCAGCTCTCGACCTGCGGGATTATACCTGttggagggatgtgtgtgtgacagagcgcCGTCACCTAAACCATCACAATCATCCAAAGAGTGTTTAGAAAAGCAG TACTACTTCACTGTAAATTTCACCCATGAAAACCAGAAAGCCCTGGAGTTGCGTACAGAGGATGTCAAGGACGGTGATGAATGGGTGGCTGCAATAACACATGCCAG TTACAGGAACCTGGCCACGGAGCACGAGACGCTCATGCAGAAGTATCTCCATCTAATTCAGATCGTGGAGACAGAGAAAACGGTTGCTAAGCAACTTCGACAACAGATAGAGGACGGGGAAATAGAGATTGAACGGCTAAAATCAGAG ATTTCCGGCCTGCACAAAGACAATGGGAAGATCCAGTCGAGTCCAACAGCCGACCCCAGTGAAGATGATGACTCTGAACTcaagaaaataaaaaaa GTGCAGAGTTTCCTACGAGGCTGGATGTGCAGGAGGAAGTGGAAGACCATCATCCAGGACTACATCCGGTCTCCCCACGCCGAGAGCATGAGGAAGAGGAACCAGGTGGTGTTCAGCATGCTGGACTCTGAGGCTGAGTACGTCCAGCAGCTCCACATCCTGGTCAACAATTTCCTCCGACCGCTCCGTATGGCCGCCAGCTCCAAGAAACCACCCATCACCCACGACGACGTCAGCAGCATCTTCCTCAACAG TGAGACCATCATGTTTCTGCATCAAATATTCTACCAAGGGTTGAAAGCAAGAATAGCAAGCTGGCCAACATTAGTTTTGG CTGACCTGTTTGACATCCTGCTGCCAATGTTGAACATCTACCAGGAGTTTGTGAGGAACCACCAATACAGTCTGCAGATCCTGGCACACTGTAAACAGAACCGAGACTTTGACAAGCTGCTGAAGCAGTATGAGGCCAAGCCAGACTGTGAGGAGAGGACTCTGGAGACCTTCCTCACCTACCCCATGTTCCAG ATTCCCCGCTACATTCTTACTCTCCATGAGCTCCTGGCCCACACACCACATGAGCATGTGGAGAGGACAAGTCTGGACTACGCCAAGTCAAAGCTGGAGGAGCTGTCCAG AATCATGCATGATGAggtgagtgagacagagaacaTCAGGAAGAACCTGGCCATTGAGCGCATGATTGTAGAGGGCTGCGAGATCCTCCTTGACACCAGCCAGACGTTTGTCAGACAAG GCTCTCTCATCCAGGTGCCAATGAGTGAGAAGGGAAAGATCACCCGTGGGCGACTGGGCTCTCTGACTCtgaagaaggaaggggagaggcAGTGCTTCCTCTTCTCCAAGCATGTCATCATCTGCACCAGGGGCTCTGGAGGGAAGCTGCACCTCACCAAG AATGGCGTGGTCTCTCTTATTGACTGCACTCTTCTGGAAGACCCCGAGGGGACAGATGATGAGT CCAAACCAGACAAGGGTGTACAGGACATGGAGCACCTGGACTTTAAAATCGTGGTGGAGCCTAAAGAAGGCCAGTCATTCACAGTGATCCTGGTGGCCTCCTCGCGGCAGGAGAAATCTGCCTGGACCAGTGACATCAGCCAG TGCATAGACAACATCCGCTGCAATGGGCTTATGATGAATGCATTTGAGGAGAACTCTAAAGTCACCGTGCCACAGATGATCAA GTCTGACGCCAGCCTGTACTGCGATGACGTGGACATCCGTTTCAGTAAGATGATGAACTCATGTAAGGTGCTGCAGATCCGCTATGCCAGTGTGGAAAGACTTCTAGAGAGATTGACCGACCTGCGCTTCCTCTCGATCGACTTCCTCAACACCTTCCTGCATTCCTACCGCGTGTTCACCAGCGCCGATGTGGTGCTGGACAAGCTCATCACTATCTACAAAAAGCCCATCAGTGCCATCCCAGCCCG ATCCCTGGAGTTGTTCTTCGCCAGCAGTCAGAACAATAAACTCCTATATGGGGAGCCTCCCAAATCCCCCAGGGCCAGCCGTAAGttttcctccccccctcccctggcCATCACCAAGACATCGTCCCCCAGCCGCCGCCGTAAACTCTCCCTCAACATCCCCATCATCACTGGGGGCAAGGCTCTGGACCTGGCCGCCCTTAGCTGCTCCTCCAACGGCTATGCAAGCATGTACTCCTCCATGTCCCCCTTCAGCAAGACCACCATGGACATCAATAAGCTTTATGTCACCAGCCCCATCACCAGTAAGATCCCTGACGAGGGAGAGGGCAAGACAGACAAGGCAGAGGAGACCATTGTGTCTAAACAAG ATATTTCAGTTCCGGAGGAAAGTGACATTGACCAAAACCAGAGCGATGACGCAGACCCAGAAACGTCTCCTATCAAGTCGCCAACCACCCCCAAAAACTTGAAATGCAAAAACTCTTCAG AATTCTCCCTGTTTTCCTACAATAATGGCACGGTGATGTCATCGTGCCGCCCTGAGATGGACAACAACAATCGCAGTGCCCTCTCTGCAGCCTCCGCCTTCGCCATTGCCACGGCAGGAGCCAATGAGGGCACGCCCACCAAGGAGAAGTACCGCCGCATGTCCCTGGCTAGCACAG GGTTCCCAACAGACCAGAGGAATGGGGACAAAGAGTTTGTAATCCGAAGGGCTGCAACCAACAGAGTCCTGAATGTTCTGAGGCACTGGGTGTCAAAACACTCTCAG GACTTTGAGAGTAATACTGAGCTGAAGCTGAAGGTGATAGCCTTCCTGGAGGAAGTGATGCATGACCCGGAGCTGCTGACACAGGAGAGGAAAGCAGCCGCCAACATCATCAG GACCCTGACACAGGAGGACCCAGGTGACAATCAGATCAGCCTGGAGGAGGTGACACAGCTG gcGTCAGTAGGAAAGGCAGAAGCGTTTGAGAGCCATTCTGCCCTGGAGATAGCAGAGCAGCTCACCCTACTGGACCACCTGGTCTTTAAGGTCATCCCATATGA AGAGTTCTTTGGTCAAGGCTGGATGAAGAATGACAAGAATGAAAGGACACCATATATCATGAAAACAACAAAGCATTTCAATGAT ATCAGTAACCTGATTGCCACTGAGATCCTGCGTTGTGACGATGTGACCACACGGGTGGCGGTGATGGAGAAGTGGGTGGCGGTGGCGGACATCTGCCGCTGTCTCCATAACTACAACGCTGTACTGGAGATCACCTCCTCCCTCAACCGCAGCTCTGTGTTCCGTCTCAAGAAGACCTGGCTCAAAGTGTCCAAGCAG ACTAAAACCGTAATTGACAAGCTGCAGAAGTTGGTTTCGTCAGAGGGGAGGTTCAAAAACCTAAGAGAGGCTTTAAAGAA CTGTGACCCTCCCTGTGTACCATACCTGGGGATGTACCTCACTGATCTGGCTTTCATTGAGGAGGGGACGCCCAATTACACTGAGGACAAATTAGTCAACTTCTCAAAGATGAGGATG attTCCCATATCATCAGAGAAATTAGACAATTCCAGCAAACAGCATACAAGATTGATCATCAGCCAATG GCAGCACAGTATTTGCTGGACAACAGCTCTGTTCTGGATGAAGAAAGCCTGTATGAAGCCTCTCTCAGAATTGAGCCTAAAGTCAACAACTGA